A portion of the Balearica regulorum gibbericeps isolate bBalReg1 chromosome 35, bBalReg1.pri, whole genome shotgun sequence genome contains these proteins:
- the WNK3 gene encoding serine/threonine-protein kinase WNK3 isoform X2, giving the protein MAADLGDPPAPPKRFFRKSVELLEDEDRGSPSDGGDPEFRGELDFRNALQFRGDSKYRGDPKYRGGVGGREEVEEEAEMKAVATSPGGRFLKFDIELGRGAFKTVFKGFDTDTWVEVAWCELQDRKLTKVEQQRFKEEAEMLKGLQHPNIVRFYDSWESTVKGKKCIVLVTELMTSGTLKTYLKRFKVMKPKVLRSWCRQILKGLHFLHTRTPPIIHRDLKCDNIFITGPTGSVKIGDLGLATLMRTSFAKSVIGTPEFMAPEMYEERYDESVDVYAFGMCMLEMGTSEYPYSECQNAAQIYRKVTSGIKPASFDKVTDPEVKEIIEGCIRQNKTERLSIRDLLNHAFFAEDTGLRVELAEEDAGLDSSLALRLWVEDPKKLKGKHKDNEAIEFSFNLEADVPEEVAYEMVKSGFFHESDSKAVAKSIRDRLTLVRKTREKKQAEGRGLPESEDTEVDQHVRQQLLRQQPPTAADGLSENGPISDATSTHGLTGAPEPAAQLLGCYQGGSPGPPQDGVSPTCGCNVPLQVPVPYGVEGTSTDVTGGATTAVLELPGVDGELGVGVTQSRGMSSVVVARLQPAPGAPGPVMTSALHSVQPALGMPPAPGMPPAPGMPPPASGMPPPAPGMPPPAPGMPPALGMPPPTGMPPAPGMPPPMAMPPAQGMPPAPGMPPAPGLPPQLVPTMQPPAPGMPPAPGMPPTVAMAPATGMPPAPGMPPTMGMPPLSGMPPAPGMAPTIGMPPAPGMPPTVGMPPPSGMPPAMEMPPAMEMPPPSGLPPPSGIPPAVEMPPTVGMPPPSGMPPAMGLPPTMGMPPAVGMPPPSGVPPAMEMPPAQGMPPTMGMPPPSGVPPAMEMPPAQGMPPAMEMPPAIGMPSAPGMPPPSGMPPAMGMPPTPGMPPLPTLPACPPPEDPSPHPDPPPSSTNLPDPVAFLRVPEATAVPEPPGVKPDRVRQRRASCPRPERVPRFQLTVLQVSSPGDNTVECQLETHDSKMVTFKFDADGDAPEDIACYMVEDNFVLEGEREKFVEELKAIVAQARGLLGGPPVDLQAGPSEQAGGGEVAPQSSPVGRWRFCINQTIRNREATGPGGPPPNRQALGTSCGGHVVPDVGDPQGPGMVVTAPQDPGGPQGPGMVITGALEQDGPGALEMSKASDLGVPEGQEMIVPKPHELDVPKGPETIVPKPHELGVPQGQEMIVPKASDLGVPQGLEMVVTAPQDPGVPQGQGTIVTGAWEQDGPRGPQELDEPVGPEMIVPKPQDLDVPQGSETIVPKPQEPDVPRGLETTVTGAWEQDAPTGPETIVPNPKTVMAPKDQR; this is encoded by the exons ATGGCTGCCGATTTGggggacccccccgcccccccgaaACGTTTCTTCCGGAAGAGCGTGGAACTGTTGGAGGACGAAGATCGGGGGTCACCGAGCGACGGGGGGGACCCCGAATTTCGCGGAGAACTTGATTTTCGGAACGCTCTCCAATTTCGGGGTGACTCGAAATATCGGGGGGACCCGAAATATCGGGGGGGCGTcggaggaagggaagaggtaGAAGAAGAAGCGGAGATGAAGGCGGTGGCCACCTCGCCGGGCGGAAGGTTCCTCAAATTCGACATCGAGTTGGGGCGCGGCGCCTTCAAAACCGTCTTCAAGGGCTTCGACACCGATACCTGGGTGGAGGTGGCGTGGTGCGAGCTGCAG GACCGGAAGTTGACCAAGGTGGAGCAACAACGGTTCAAGGAAGAAGCGGAGATGTTGAAGGGGTTGCAGCACCCCAATATCGTTCGTTTCTATGACTCTTGGGAATCCACAGTCAAGGGCAAGAAGTGCATCGTCCTCGTCACTGAACTGATGACATCAGGCACCCTCAAAAC GTATCTCAAGAGGTTCAAGGTGATGAAACCCAAGGTGTTACGGAGTTGGTGCCGACAGATTTTGAAGGGTCTTCACTTTCTGCACACCCGTACGCCGCCCATCATCCACCGGGACCTCAAATGCGACAATATCTTCATCACCGGTCCCACTGGTTCCGTCAAAATTGGCGATTTGGGCTTGGCCACCCTCATGAGGACCTCTTTTGCCAAGAGCGTCATCG GTACGCCGGAATTCATGGCGCCGGAGATGTACGAGGAACGTTACGATGAATCGGTGGACGTCTACGCCTTCGGGATGTGCATGTTGGAGATGGGAACCTCCGAGTATCCCTACTCTGAGTGCCAAAACGCCGCCCAGATCTACCGCAAAGTCACCAGC GGCATCAAACCGGCAAGTTTTGACAAGGTGACGGACCCGGAGGTGAAGGAGATCATCGAAGGTTGCATCCGGCAGAATAAAACGGAGAG GCTTTCCATCCGGGATCTTCTGAACCACGCTTTCTTCGCCGAAGACACCGGCCTACGCGTAGAGTTGGCGGAGGAGGACGCGGGTCTCGATTCCTCCTTGGCGCTTCGGTTATGGGTGGAGGACCCCAAAAAACTAAAGGGGAAGCACAAGGACAACGAAGCCATCGAGTTTAGCTTCAATCTGGAGGCCGATGTCCCCGAGGAGGTGGCCTACGAGATG GTGAAATCCGGCTTCTTCCACGAGAGTGACTCCAAAGCCGTCGCCAAATCCATCCGGGATCGTTTGACGTTGGTGAGGAAGACGAGGGAGAAGAAGCAAGCGGAAGGTCGGGGGCTCCCCGAAAGCGAAGACACTGAGGTGGACCAACATGTCCGACAGCAGCTCCTCCGGCAACAACCCCCCACCGCTG CCGATGGACTCTCGGAGAATGGTCCCATCTCAGATGCCACCAGCACCCATGGTCTCACCGGGGCACCCGAACCTGCAGCGCAGCTCCTTGGGTGCTACCAAGGAGGGTCACCAGGACCACCCCAAGATGGAGTGTCCCCAACTTGTGGCTGTAATGTCCCCTTGCAGGTGCCG GTCCCCTATGGGGTGGAGGGGACATCAACAGATGTCACCGGAGGTGCCACCACAGCGGTGCTGGAGCTACCTGGTGTTGATGGAGAGCTGGGGGTTGGTGTGACGCAGAGCCGGGGGATGTCATCGGTGGTGGTGGCACGGCTGCAGCCGGCTCCTGGGGCGCCGGGTCCGGTGATGACATCGGCGTTGCACAGCgtgcagccagctctggggaTGCCACCGGCTCCGGGGATGCCACCAGCTCCTGGGATGCCACCACCAGCTTCAGGAATGCCACCACCAGCCCCAGGGATGCCACCACCAGCTCCTGGGATGCCACCAGCCCTTGGGATGCCACCACCAACCGGGATGCCACCAGCCCCAGGGATGCCACCACCTATGGCGATGCCACCAGCCCAGGGGATGCCACCGGCCCCAGGGATGCCACCAGCTCCAGGGTTGCCACCACAGCTGGTGCCCACCATGCAGCCACCCGCTCCGGGCATGCCACCAGCTCCAGGGATGCCACCAACTGTGGCCATGGCCCCAGCCACAGGGATGCCACCAGCTCCAGGGATGCCACCAACCATGGGGATGCCACCACTGTCTGGGATGCCACCAGCTCCAGGGATGGCACCAACCATAGGGATGCCACCAGCTCCAGGGATGCCACCAACCGTGGGGATGCCACCTCCATCTGGGATGCCACCAGCCATGGAGATGCCACCAGCCATGGAGATGCCACCACCGTCTGGGTTGCCACCACCATCTGGGATTCCACCAGCCGTGGAGATGCCACCAACCGTGGGGATGCCACCTCCATCCGGGATGCCACCAGCCATGGGGTTGCCACCAACCATGGGGATGCCACCAGCTGTGGGGATGCCACCTCCATCTGGGGTGCCACCAGCCATGGAGATGCCACCAGCCCAAGGGATGCCACCAACCATGGGGATGCCACCTCCATCTGGGGTGCCACCAGCCATGGAGATGCCACCAGCCCAAGGGATGCCACCAGCCATGGAGATGCCACCAGCAATAGGGATGCCATCAGCCCCAGGGATGCCACCACCATCTGGGATGCCACCAGCCATGGGGATGCCACCAACCCCAGGGATGCCACCACTCCCCACCCTACCAGCGTGTCCCCCACCCGAAGACCCATCCCCTCACCCCGATCCGCCGCCGTCCTCCACTAACCTCCCAGATCCGGTGGCCTTCCTCCGCGTCCCCGAGGCCACCGCTGTCCCCGAACCTCCCGGCGTCAAACCTGACCGCGTTCGGCAACGCCGAGCCTCCTGCCCCCGCCCGGAGAGGGTTCCTCGCTTCCAACTGACCGTCCTCCAG GTCTCTTCCCCCGGGGACAACACGGTGGAATGTCAACTGGAGACCCACGACAGCAAGATGGTGACCTTCAAGTTTGACGCCGATGGAGACGCTCCTGAGGACATCGCTTGCTATATG GTTGAGGACAACTTCGTGCTGGAAGGCGAAcgggagaagtttgtggaggagcTGAAGGCCATCGTGGCGCAGGCGCGGGGGCTCCTCGGTGGCCCCCCCGTGGACCTCCAG GCAGGACCTTctgagcaggcaggaggtgg agAAGTCGCCCCCCAATCGTCACCCGTGGGTCGTTGGAGATTTTGCATCAACCAGACCATCAGGAACCGCGAAGCCACCG GTCCCGGGGGGCCCCCACCCAACCGGCAAGCTTTGGGGACATCCTGTGGTGGCCACGTGGTCCCAGATGTTGGTGACCCTCAAGGACCGGGGATGGTTGTCACTGCACCCCAAGATCCAGGTGGCCCTCAAGGACCAGGGATGGTCATTACTGGAGCGTTGGAGCAGGATGGCCCTGGGGCACTGGAGATGTCCAAAGCCAGTGACCTGGGTGTCCCTGAAGGACAGGAGATGATTGTCCCCAAACCCCATGAACTGGACGTACCCAAGGGACCAGAGACAATCGTCCCCAAACCCCATGAGCTTGGTGTCCCTCAAGGACAGGAGATGATTGTCCCCAAGGCCAGTGACCTGGGTGTCCCCCAAGGACTGGAGATGGTTGTCACCGCACCCCAAGACCCAGGTGTCCCCCAAGGACAGGGGACAATTGTCACTGGTGCTTGGGAGCAGGATGGACCCAGGGGACCCCAAGAGCTGGATGAACCTGTGGGACCAGAGATGATCGTCCCCAAACCCCAGGACCTTGATGTCCCCCAAGGATCAGAGACCATCGTCCCCAAACCCCAAGAGCCGGACGTCCCCCGAGGACTGGAGACGACCGTCACCGGAGCTTGGGAGCAGGATGCACCCACGGGACCAGAG ACCATTGTCCCCAACCCCAAGACTGTTATGGCCCCCAAGGACCAGCGATGA